Below is a window of Salvelinus fontinalis isolate EN_2023a chromosome 31, ASM2944872v1, whole genome shotgun sequence DNA.
tgaagaggcaactccgggatgctgacctagtcggctcgggaatTCGAACCAGTGCCATGTGATAACCTTCCAgacggacaaccatctctgcagcactccaccaatcaggtctttatggttgagtggccagacggaagccactcctcagtaaaaggcacatgacagcccgcttggagtttgccaagaggcacctaaaggactctcagaccatgagaaacaagattctctggtctgctgaaaacaagattgaactcgttggcctgaatgccaagtgtcatgtctagaagaaacctggcgccatccctacggtgaagcatggcggtggcagcatcatgctgtgcggatgtttgcgctcaggacctcagagtgGGGCTGAGGTCTTCAAGTCTCTTGAAGAGAGACCTGGAATAGATGTCtaacaacgctccccatccaacctgacagagcttgagaggatctgcagagaagaatgggagaaactccccaaataccagtgtgccaagcttatagcgtcatatcTAAGACTCAAGCCtgaaattgctgccaaaggtgcttcaaagaagTACAGAGGAAAGgctttgaatacttatgtaaatgtaatatcagTTTTTTTATATAATTAGCAAACATTTGTAAACCTgtttagtataaggctgtaacgtaacaatgtgaaaagtcaaggggtgtgaatactttccgaatgcactgtaaattatGAACGTCCTTTGTCAAGTATGACTTTTTACATATATAAGTTGGATAGTGTCCTGTTCGCACAGTTGAATAAATAGTATATAATAGAACAGCAGTGTTgactgtgtgagtatgtgtgtgtaaggGTTGTATGTGTATGAGAGTCAGTGCATATAGTCTGTAAAGTGTGGATAGTCTCTGAGGTACAAATAATCTCTCAGGAGCAGGTCTGAGCAGGTAGACGGCAAgggttagctgttcagcagtctgattgcCTGGTGGTTGAAGCTGTCTCAGGACCTTTTGCCCTGAGACCCGATGTTCCGATACCGTTTGCAAGATGGTAACAGTGAAGGGGGATGAGGGGGATGAATCAATCTGAATCAATAGATCAATATTTTTAGACACCTTTTTGTCTGACTCtatcctcatctctctttctcagcGAGTCCGTGAGGATGGGAGGAGCCGTGAGTGCGGGGGAGGATAACGATGAGTTGATTGACAACCTGAAGGAGGCTCAGTACATCCGCTCGGACCTGGTGGAGCAGGCCTTTAGGGCCATAGACAGGGCCGACTACTATCTGGAAGAGTTCAGAGACAGTGCCTACAAGGACCTGGCCTGGAGGCACGGCAACATCCACCTCTCAGCACCCTGCATCTACTCCGAGGTGATGGAGGCCTTGGATCTCCAGCCTGGCCTGTCCTTCCTCAATCTGGGCAGTGGTACGGGCTACCTCAGCACTATGGTGGGACTCATACTGGGTGAGTCAGGATGGCACAAACCTCACCTGGCCAGGTGaaacaaaataaaacaattttATAAGGGCAAGAGTGGCTTAAAAATCATTTTTACCATTGCTTTACATAACAAAATGGAAAATAAGATGGAAAGTGAAAATGTACTCACACCTTGTTTCTCCCCTTTACTGTAGGTCCATTTGGAGTGAACCATGGGGTGGAGCTGCACCAAGATGTCATTGAGTATGCATACCAGAAACTGGAGTTTTTCATCAAGACCAGCGACAGCTTCGACAGGTAGGAGTTTCATGATGAAAATGACAATGTAGGAATTATACCAGAGTTATGAGCTATCAGGAGAATGCAGTTAATTGGCATTATACCAGAGTTATAGGAGCTATCAAGAGAATCCAGTTAAATGGCTATAACTCTGTTTTAATGCCATTTAACTGGATTATCCTGATAGCTTCTATAACTCTGGCATATCAGGAGAATCCAGTTAAATGGCATTATACCAGAGTTATAGAAGCTATCAGGAGGATCCAGTTAAACATAATTATTCTGTAACAAGCTAGTAAGATAACATACTGCAGTTATGGTGGGTAGGCTGATTCTCTGATGAAACTGTGTCGGGAGTGCTACAGGTATCCAAGAAACATCAGACGTGGCTCTGGAATGGGGGAAtcataggggtgtgtgtgtgtgtgtgtgtgtgtgtgtgtgtgtgtgtgtgtgtgtgtgtgtgtgtgtaggtttgaGTTCTGTGAGCCCTGCTTCGTGATGGGGAACTGTCTGGAGATAGCCCCAGAGAGTGGTCAGTATGACAGGGTGTATTGTGGAGCTGGGGTGCAGCAGGAGCAGGAAGACTACATGAAGAACCTGCTCAAAGTGGAGGGAATCCTAGTGCtgccattggaggagaaggtcagcgCTCGCACATGAACACCCCCAATGGTGGCTGCTGAGggaaggacggctcataataatgtctgaaaTGGAGCGAAtaaaatggtatcaaacacatggaactccactccagccattaacacgagcccgtcctctccagttaaggtgccaccaacctcctgtgacccacacacagagacaaaatgTGAAGTGAAACAGAATGGTGAACGTAGCAATCCGGATGGTTTCACAAGACTAAATTGTGACTGTAAAGACATGGCCACTTTTAAAACCAGAATAAACTTAGATAAACTCCCCTCTTAACCCAGTGCTATTTCTAGCACTTTGATATATTCTGGTGTCTTGTGGTGTCATCTTCCCTGTTATACAACTCCGTTGTAGACTTTGTTGTCTCATCTTTCTTGGTCCCGCTCCTAGAAATTGTTTGTATACCTTCTATACACATTGAGACATTTTGACACTCATTTCCTTTGTGTGTAGCTAATGCTCTGTGCTCCACTTGTGACTTGGGTTTAGAGAAAGATctgtatataaatacatatttctTAACTACTGCTTACTACAAAAAAACCTCCAGTACACAAACATATTAttgcccttcctctctccttagtTGACCAAGATCACTCGAACAGGCTACAACAGCTGGGAGACCAAAAACATCATTGCTGTGTCCTTTGCCCCACTGGTGTTGCCCAAACACAGAGATAACAGTAAACCCAAAGCAGTGCCTTTACGTAAGTACTGTACTAGCACATCTGTCTATGTAACAGAGGTCGTTTTCCAAGTGAGCCTTtgtgtgatgagtaaccctatCGGAGATCTGGGCCGGTATTcgcaaagcatctcagagtaggtgcATATCTAGGATAAATTTGGCCTTTTAGATTATAATAAATGACAGGGGGggacctgattctagatcagctaTCCTACTCTGAGGCTTTGTGAAAACAGGCCCTGGAGACTCAGAACCACTGGGGGAGGTGACAGTTGTTGAACACTATGTTGTCTCAAATGCATGTTGGACTAGTTACAAAATGGGAAGGCAGAACTTCCATCACTTACTATGTGGGAGAGTGTGAAATGGTTTCCTCTTGTCATTTGTGTGTACCTCCTCAGCGACCATGTTTGAGGTGCGGACTCTGCAGGACTTGGCTCGCATCTCTATCCGTCTGACGTTAAAGAAGACAGTGGCGGGGCCAGGGCTGTTGCCCAGGAGGAGGTTGGCCCACAACGGGGAGCAGCTCCGGCGGGCCCAACACAGTGGCTCCACCCTGCTTTCCAACCGCTACGTATTCATGAGCCGCCTCATCCCTGGGCCGATGGACGACAACAACCGCTCAGAcacagaagaggaggaagaagaggggaaCTGCAGGATTCTAGGAGaacctgaggaagaggaggagcaggaggaagagggggaggaaagtAGGGAGGGCGGTGCCCTTCTACATGAGGCTCCAGTGAACCTGCTAAGAGAAAGGATCCTGGGCCTGCCGCTCCCTGAGCCTCTGAAGATGTACATGCTCCACtacagagagaagtagagagggacaggagacaAGAAGCTGTGCTCCCATTCTCTAACTTGTTACCATCCCTATGCTCTTGACTCCCCTTTATGTATACAAAAGTAATTCATGTGTAAGGAATAGGCTGATAACTCCACGGGAATGGCTAAAATGAGTTCCCATCCGAATTCAAACTGTAAGCCCTAGAAACTTCATGTTGAAGTGAATAACTAGAAGAATTGGATAAGTAGAAGCAATATGGTAATAGCTCCATCTCCCCCTTCCCCGATAGCCTAGGTACACCTATCTAATCTACAGAGGTGCTTAAGGGGTAGAGGTCGAGGTTGGAAAAACAAGGATTTAGGGTTTGGGAGCTTCCTTAGGGTCACCCCTACCCCCAGAAgccctcaccaccaccagcagCCCCCTAGGACTATTCCAACAACCCCTCTGAACACTAGACTCATCTCACTCAATGCCCCACCCATGAACTTTATCTCCCCCTCTTTTGGGGTATCTTGTCTCGTGCCTGACACTGGCACCCAGTCTCGAAGACCTTCTTTCCACCCTCTTTGAAttttgtaaatgtgatttttctgaGAATGATGATTTTGACTGTGACTGAACAATTCAGGGGAGCTTTTGAGATCAACTTACAAGAACTGAAAGCCCCAAATGGTGTGGAAATATTTGCTCATTCTGTGTTCACATCTGTAAGATCTTCTCGTATCTTACTGTGTTCTGCATTGAATATACTTGTTGAGAGCAGGGGTATGCAGCTGCAGACCATTTATGTTAAGGCAAATGTCAAGAGGGCTACAGGCATGAAACAAGTATATTAACACATTTTTACACAGTATAGCAAAGAAATTACCACATTGACAAACAGCATTACCCGAATTCACtctcattttgtgaattcttatTTCTTCAACATCAAATAATGGGAGACTGCAAATGCCTTTGGACTGTAAGAACACCTTTGGATTAGGAGTAGAAAGTGAGTGTGGGAAAGCTATTTACTATTAGGTTCTCAAAGCAGATCTGTAATTAAAGTAGTAAATAATGTACAGTGAGGTCCAAAGGTATTTGGACAGTGATAcattattttgtctctgtactccagcactttggatttaaaattgtacactatatatacaaaagtatgtggacaccccttcaaattagtgggtttgggtatttcagccacacccgttgctgacaggtgtagaaAAGCTCTCAGAACGGGCCCGCCGAGTACTGAAACAAGTAGCATATAAAAATCGtctcctcggttacaacactcagtaccgagttccaaactaccccaggaaacaacgtcagcacaataactgttcgttgggagcttcatgaaatgggtttccatggctgagcagccacacacaggCCTAAGCTAACCATGTGCaatcaagcgtcggctggagtggtgtgaagctcgccgccattggactctggagcagtggtacGCGTTCTCtaaagtgatgaatcacacttcaccatctggcagtccaactgacaaatctgggttggaaaatgccaggagaacgctacctgccccaatgcatagtgccaactgtaaagtttggtggaggaggaataacagtctggggctgtttttcatggttcgggctaggccccttagatccagtgaagggaaatcttaacgctacagcatacaatgacattttagacgattctgtgcttccaactttgtggcaacagtttggggaaggctctttcccgtatcagcatgacaatgccccaatgcacaaagcgagatccgtacagaaatggtttgtcgagatcggcgtGGAAGAGCCCTGACAACCCcaacgaacacctttgggatacattgaaacgccgactgcgagcaagccctaatcgcccaacctcattaatgttcttgtggctgaatggaagcaagcccccgcagcaacgttccaacatctagtagaaagccttcccagaatagtggaggctgttatagcagcaaaagtgGATCAACTCCACATTAACTCCCATGATTTtggatgagatgttcgacaagcaggtgtccacattcttTTGGTATGTAGTGTACATTGAGGTTAATGTGCGGGTTGTTGGCTTTAATTtgaaggtattttcatccatatcgggtgaacggTTGAGAAGTtaaagcactttttgtacatagtcccccccatTTTAGAGAACCAAAAGTATTAGGACATTCACTTGTGTATtaaacagtcaaaagtttagtatttggtcccatattcctagcacacaatgattacatcaagctgtGACTCAACAAATTTGTTGGCCTCATTTGCAGTGTTTTGGTTGTTTCAgtttattttgtgcccaataaatAATGTATCGTCATTTGAGTCACTTAGAGTAAAGAATATATTTTTCTGAACCCTTCTACATTGTGGATGCTACCATTGactacagataatcctgaatgagtgagaaagttagtgGCAAAAGatcataaccccaagacatgctgACCTCTCGCTATTTCTAATAacaggagaggttagcattttgTGTGGTGGGTGTATATTTATgcctaactttctcactcattcatGGGCACACAATGTGAAACCAAACAAGAGTGCAAATGCATCCAAAAAATAGTCACAAGCCTGAtatcattgcatgctaggaatatgggactaaatttttgactactttaatgaGTGAACTTTCCATGTTTGGTCCGCTAAAATGGGGGGGGCGGAGGGAAACATATGAACATAAAGTCCTGTAATTTCCAAACGGTTCACCCGACATGGATGAAATTACCCTAAAATTAAAGCTGGCAGTCTGCACTTGAACCTCAGTCACTGTATAATTTTAGTACAGAGCCGAAACAAGATatgtcactgtccaaatacatttGGACCTCACTGTGTGTATCCACCTGTGAAGGAATTTAAGCACTTATTTGTCTACATTGGAACCAGTGTGATGGACTGTGTGTGTTATGCTCCGATGCTGTTGAGGTATAAAAAGAAAAATCTAAAATGTTTTGTCTGATGTTCTCAGTGCCAAACCTATCCAGCACTCGACGGGTCCAAATGTGTCTTGCTGTTcagttctacatgtcaaattgttaaTCGAAGAAAAAAATAAATCATGTGTATTTAGATTAAATATCTACGTGTgacaaaatatgtaagttgaaCTATACTGCCAGAAAATCCTAAATGAGTGCCATTGCTTAACACCAGACTGCTCAATCTTAGTTATTAATTTTGAATACTGTGCTTAGCTTGCAGAGTACAGACTTGATTTTGTGCAGGGAAAAATGGAATGAAAGCACGTACAAAAAAACGGAACAATGTATTTATGCTTGCTTTaatgattaaaaaaatatttctttGCAAGAAAGAGACGAGAACAAATCCCCCTCCAAGCCCTCCATGCAGGGCCAGAGGAAAACAAACAATAACGGCCACCATTTTCACACTGAACTGATGACAGGTGTGTCAAGATAAGATGAGGTAAATGTTTTGAGGAAAGAATAAAAAAGGCACAATTTACAATCAACCGTGCCAAATAAATTCACAATATTAATAATTATAACAAAATAATAATTACATCAACATAACGGCATTAGAAAAAATATGCAACAAAAAATACATACCGATTTTATAATACAAGGCAACACTTCCTAAGGTTATGTACATGTCAAAGCCTGAAGTCCCACACCCTTGTTTCTCTCAAGTTCGGGGTGTGTTAGGTTAGTTAACAGTTTATACATGGAGCAGGTATGCTGAAGGTGGCACAGCATATAACATCAAACCACCAACACCGTGGCAACGTCAGAGAAAGCTCCTATCTGaccaccagacaggagacacacagtttGGAGGGGCCGATGCAGTCGTCGTGGCAGAAGGCCCCGCAGCCCTGGCACATGATCATGGCCTTGAGGCGGCACGAGCACTTGAGCGCCACTTCCTCAGCGGCGCTGTCTGCGAACGCCTGGATGCTGAGTGTGGCGCTCTGGCTAGCGCTGTGGCGCTGACGCAGCTGCAGGACGCCGTCAGCGATGCTCCTCGAGAAGCCGCTGCCGTCCACCACAGACACGTTGGCCGTGTAGCTAAAACCGGGCACCGCCACGCCGCCCTGCTTAGGCAGCTTTCCGTAGAgctggaaagggagggagggggaagatgAGTAATGAGCTTTGCTCTGCGCCTCCTTCTTAGCCATGCGGGCTAAGGACATCTCCATGTTCAGCAGTCCTTCCATAGCCCCTCCTCCAGTCAGGTAACCGTCCATAGAGTTCACTGCCTCCTTTTTGGTGACCACCACACCTGGCCCACCGCCTGCCATGGGGCCAGAGGGGGAGGTTTTGGCAAGAGTTTGGCAAGAGGGCCGGGAGGTGACCTCGCTCTTCACAGGCGAGAGCTGCTGTTGGTGTGGAGGGTGGGGTTTGGAAGGGTGCCAGTTGATCTTGACGGTGGGGACAACGTCAGAGAGGCCGAAGTTGCTGTGCGGGGGCGATGGGGCATCCGGGGTGGTCCGCGGCTGAGTGAAGTTGTGGTGCCTCTCTGGAGACTCTCTGATGACGGCCGACTCCTGGGAGTTGCGTCTGGAGGAAGAGGACGAAGAAGAGAGGGATGTAATGACGGGCACGGCCCCGGGGGGCACGGCGCCAGCTGGCTGCTGGGAGAGATACTGCTGCATGGCCGTGGCCCGAGAGGAGGCCTCCTCCAGCAGGCAGGCCATGCGGGAGGGTACTGTGCCTGGGGGAGAGGACGCAAAGCTCCGGCCTGCTCCAGGGGAGCCTCCTCGGCCAGCAGGGGACTTCTGCTGGTTCTGAGAGGACAACTCGGGGACCAGCGACTCCATCGTACCAGACTCTGGGGGACCCCTGAAGCGAGTGCCTGGGATCCTGGTCTGCTGCTGCCGGCTGAGCTGGGACTGGGGGCCTGACTGAAGCCCCTCTGGCAGGCGGTTGATCTCCAGCTTGCTAGCCGAGTGCGTCTGCGGCAGGACTTTCTCCAGCGGGAGGCTGCCTTGGAGCAGCTGGGTGACCAGAGGGTTGTTGGCCTCCACTGTAGACACAGGCCGGGCTGAACTAGGGAGCCTCTTGCAGCTAGCGGTGTGGGAGGGATTCAGCCCCAGCCTACAGTCCTCATCAGCCAAGCACCGGCTAGATGCTTTGTAGTCTTCCATGGGGTCTGTTTTGTGCCCCCTCTGGGCTTTGGGGTGCGGCGCAGCGATAGCTTGTTGGTCTGGGTGGGGAGTGCGTCCAGGATTCTGCGGCTTTTGTCCCGGCTGCAAGAGACTCTGGTTGGGCAGGCCGTTGGGGAAGCAGGGCTGGATGACCGTCTGGCTGTGGCCGTGCTGGTTGGACACATGGGCCTGGATGACCGGCTGCTGGTTCTGCTGTGAAGGGGGACTGCAGATCACAGGCTGGCCATGGGCCTTCTGAGACAGCCTTTGGAGGTGCTGGATGTTGCCGTTGCACTGAGCGGGCAGGTGGTGGCGCCATGTGCTCAGGTGGGGCTCCTCCTCCTGGCTCTCGTTCTCACAGTCGGAGGCCGTCTCAGTGGAGTCGCTGTGAAGCCCTGCGTCGTCCTCTCTGACTGAGGGTGGGAgacgagggagggaggctgtctctctctccctccccggggGCTCCGACTGCTGCCTTTCGCCCTGGATGCGGCTCTCTCTAGCTGGGGTGGGGGGGTTCTCCTGTGGACCCACGTGGTGGGAACCATGCTGGATgacaccccctcccccccccctggcCTGCTCGGTGCCAGCCAGGGACCTGATCACATCCACTCCCTGGGCCCCGAACCTGGGCAGAGAATCTGGGATGGAGGTGGGTGCCAAGGGAccgctttgggtcgttgtcctgtcacAGTCGGCCCCCTCGCTTTGCCCTTGGAGGTGGCTGGACACAGACTCCAGCAGCTCTGCCTTGTCTGAGAGTCCGTTGGTGGTGCCTTTGactggtggtggtgttagtgtaGCCCCTTCCTCCCCACTCAGCTCCCCCAGCCGCTCCTCCTGGGTGGGTAGGGGTGGAGTGGGGGTCTGCGGGGGCTCTgaagaggacagggaggggttggaggaggtagacagggagggggATGAAGCAgctgtgtggggggtgggggtagaggagggcTCTACATTGGACAGCTGTAGTTGTGTTCCAGGCGGATGAGAGCCCGCAGGCGATCCCTGCTCCTCCacgcctcctgctcctcctcctcctcctcctggctCGACGGGTCCTGGGTGCTCTCGAGTTCGTCTTCCACTGCTGCGATCCGGTAGCCCAGAACCAGCCCTGCCCCCGCCGGGCCCTGGCCCGTCCCCAGTGGCTGCAACAGCAGCAGCGGCCTCGCGCTGGGCCCGGGCCTGCTGGGCGCGAGCTTTGATGTCCGCCAGGGTGCGCGCCCCCGTCCCCGTGCGCCGCAAGCCCTCGCCGGGGGGCACAATGCGGGGACAGATCTGGTAGGTTGGCGGCCCTTTGACCCAGGGCGGTTTGATTCTGGAGAGTTGAatctggagggacagagacaaGGAAAGCATATCAAATAGGGAATTTACCAAGGCCATATACAGGACATTAGCATGCATTGCTTGGCTAATAATCTCACACCGAAACCCAGAGTCAATCATCTCTATTGATTTACCATCTTCAGAGAAAGAAGTTGGTCTTTGTCAAGTTGATTTGAAATGTTTTGTGGAGACAGAAATCACAAAATAATCAAACTTACTTTACAGATTGTGGACTCCAGGTCTTAGGGAATTGGGTGCCTGCCACTGCACCACTACA
It encodes the following:
- the LOC129830264 gene encoding polycomb group protein ASXL1-like isoform X1; amino-acid sequence: MKDKQKRKKERTWAEAARMVLENFSDAPMTPKQILHVIQTKGLKEMRSGTAPLACLVTMLHSQVRGDRVKNSIFFKLPGRMSLFTLKKNALQWTKSSTEAETADTTTQATASTATAGPTEGGEQESCDSMETIAASGENDASVDESSSSASCSTEPQTRLSRSGVSGQVRSEAQAQTRLSRSRQSGRQRKKAVMMPRVVLTPLKVNGDHVPSGAAGRRREGSRGGPGPTLRARPELASWKRPQHFKSIRGHHSGPMKRSRGGVEVDFETPGSILVNTNIRALINMRTFSAFPAQYQQQLLQLLPEVDRQVGPDGLARLSNSALNNEFFTHASQSWKERLAEGEFTHEMQVRFRQEMEKEKKVEAWKEKFFEEYHGQKSGLTREESLKLTMSEEADAAASVLESEVASVAAGTPKRRGVGRRRRDGRMRRRTRADLRRRARRTLCKTNSPAMQTTEQPEGTLTLDAVASVSAPSPVPEATMVQGEVVLQAESGLETPAQSASLEPTPCPSPVPTPLSVTVPEPEPTPTPSPSPSPASVSATDEPEVIARLLPEEPAPAIASTSSPSSSSSSSSSSSSPSSSPSSTSERQGAFTAGLDSSSSSSSSTAAATADPLDDGASVVTSVTGGTATSSQESSPAASPAPTPTAATSTQTKEQKRRPDETQAFSSFPEKRPRIEDRQSFRTTIDGVHTEKPQPTAEEPKVPPIRIQLSRIKPPWVKGPPTYQICPRIVPPGEGLRRTGTGARTLADIKARAQQARAQREAAAAVAATGDGPGPGGGRAGSGLPDRSSGRRTREHPGPVEPGGGGGGAGGVEEQGSPAGSHPPGTQLQLSNVEPSSTPTPHTAASSPSLSTSSNPSLSSSEPPQTPTPPLPTQEERLGELSGEEGATLTPPPVKGTTNGLSDKAELLESVSSHLQGQSEGADCDRTTTQSGPLAPTSIPDSLPRFGAQGVDVIRSLAGTEQARGGGGGVIQHGSHHVGPQENPPTPARESRIQGERQQSEPPGRERETASLPRLPPSVREDDAGLHSDSTETASDCENESQEEEPHLSTWRHHLPAQCNGNIQHLQRLSQKAHGQPVICSPPSQQNQQPVIQAHVSNQHGHSQTVIQPCFPNGLPNQSLLQPGQKPQNPGRTPHPDQQAIAAPHPKAQRGHKTDPMEDYKASSRCLADEDCRLGLNPSHTASCKRLPSSARPVSTVEANNPLVTQLLQGSLPLEKVLPQTHSASKLEINRLPEGLQSGPQSQLSRQQQTRIPGTRFRGPPESGTMESLVPELSSQNQQKSPAGRGGSPGAGRSFASSPPGTVPSRMACLLEEASSRATAMQQYLSQQPAGAVPPGAVPVITSLSSSSSSSRRNSQESAVIRESPERHHNFTQPRTTPDAPSPPHSNFGLSDVVPTVKINWHPSKPHPPHQQQLSPVKSEVTSRPSCQTLAKTSPSGPMAGGGPGVVVTKKEAVNSMDGYLTGGGAMEGLLNMEMSLARMAKKEAQSKAHYSSSPSLPFQLYGKLPKQGGVAVPGFSYTANVSVVDGSGFSRSIADGVLQLRQRHSASQSATLSIQAFADSAAEEVALKCSCRLKAMIMCQGCGAFCHDDCIGPSKLCVSCLVVR
- the LOC129830264 gene encoding polycomb group protein ASXL1-like isoform X3, producing the protein MKDKQKRKKERTWAEAARMVLENFSDAPMTPKQILHVIQTKGLKEMRSGTAPLACLVTMLHSQVRGDRVKNSIFFKLPGRMSLFTLKKNALQWTKSSTEAETADTTTQATASTATAGPTEGGEQESCDSMETIAASGENDASVDESSSSASCSTEPQTRLSRSGVSGQVRSEAQAQTRLSRSRQSGRQRKKAVMMPRVVLTPLKVNGDHVPSGPMKRSRGGVEVDFETPGSILVNTNIRALINMRTFSAFPAQYQQQLLQLLPEVDRQVGPDGLARLSNSALNNEFFTHASQSWKERLAEGEFTHEMQVRFRQEMEKEKKVEAWKEKFFEEYHGQKSGLTREESLKLTMSEEADAAASVLESEVASVAAGTPKRRGVGRRRRDGRMRRRTRADLRRRARRTLCKTNSPAMQTTEQPEGTLTLDAVASVSAPSPVPEATMVQGEVVLQAESGLETPAQSASLEPTPCPSPVPTPLSVTVPEPEPTPTPSPSPSPASVSATDEPEVIARLLPEEPAPAIASTSSPSSSSSSSSSSSSPSSSPSSTSERQGAFTAGLDSSSSSSSSTAAATADPLDDGASVVTSVTGGTATSSQESSPAASPAPTPTAATSTQTKEQKRRPDETQAFSSFPEKRPRIEDRQSFRTTIDGVHTEKPQPTAEEPKVPPIRIQLSRIKPPWVKGPPTYQICPRIVPPGEGLRRTGTGARTLADIKARAQQARAQREAAAAVAATGDGPGPGGGRAGSGLPDRSSGRRTREHPGPVEPGGGGGGAGGVEEQGSPAGSHPPGTQLQLSNVEPSSTPTPHTAASSPSLSTSSNPSLSSSEPPQTPTPPLPTQEERLGELSGEEGATLTPPPVKGTTNGLSDKAELLESVSSHLQGQSEGADCDRTTTQSGPLAPTSIPDSLPRFGAQGVDVIRSLAGTEQARGGGGGVIQHGSHHVGPQENPPTPARESRIQGERQQSEPPGRERETASLPRLPPSVREDDAGLHSDSTETASDCENESQEEEPHLSTWRHHLPAQCNGNIQHLQRLSQKAHGQPVICSPPSQQNQQPVIQAHVSNQHGHSQTVIQPCFPNGLPNQSLLQPGQKPQNPGRTPHPDQQAIAAPHPKAQRGHKTDPMEDYKASSRCLADEDCRLGLNPSHTASCKRLPSSARPVSTVEANNPLVTQLLQGSLPLEKVLPQTHSASKLEINRLPEGLQSGPQSQLSRQQQTRIPGTRFRGPPESGTMESLVPELSSQNQQKSPAGRGGSPGAGRSFASSPPGTVPSRMACLLEEASSRATAMQQYLSQQPAGAVPPGAVPVITSLSSSSSSSRRNSQESAVIRESPERHHNFTQPRTTPDAPSPPHSNFGLSDVVPTVKINWHPSKPHPPHQQQLSPVKSEVTSRPSCQTLAKTSPSGPMAGGGPGVVVTKKEAVNSMDGYLTGGGAMEGLLNMEMSLARMAKKEAQSKAHYSSSPSLPFQLYGKLPKQGGVAVPGFSYTANVSVVDGSGFSRSIADGVLQLRQRHSASQSATLSIQAFADSAAEEVALKCSCRLKAMIMCQGCGAFCHDDCIGPSKLCVSCLVVR
- the LOC129830264 gene encoding polycomb group protein ASXL1-like isoform X2; its protein translation is MTPKQILHVIQTKGLKEMRSGTAPLACLVTMLHSQVRGDRVKNSIFFKLPGRMSLFTLKKNALQWTKSSTEAETADTTTQATASTATAGPTEGGEQESCDSMETIAASGENDASVDESSSSASCSTEPQTRLSRSGVSGQVRSEAQAQTRLSRSRQSGRQRKKAVMMPRVVLTPLKVNGDHVPSGAAGRRREGSRGGPGPTLRARPELASWKRPQHFKSIRGHHSGPMKRSRGGVEVDFETPGSILVNTNIRALINMRTFSAFPAQYQQQLLQLLPEVDRQVGPDGLARLSNSALNNEFFTHASQSWKERLAEGEFTHEMQVRFRQEMEKEKKVEAWKEKFFEEYHGQKSGLTREESLKLTMSEEADAAASVLESEVASVAAGTPKRRGVGRRRRDGRMRRRTRADLRRRARRTLCKTNSPAMQTTEQPEGTLTLDAVASVSAPSPVPEATMVQGEVVLQAESGLETPAQSASLEPTPCPSPVPTPLSVTVPEPEPTPTPSPSPSPASVSATDEPEVIARLLPEEPAPAIASTSSPSSSSSSSSSSSSPSSSPSSTSERQGAFTAGLDSSSSSSSSTAAATADPLDDGASVVTSVTGGTATSSQESSPAASPAPTPTAATSTQTKEQKRRPDETQAFSSFPEKRPRIEDRQSFRTTIDGVHTEKPQPTAEEPKVPPIRIQLSRIKPPWVKGPPTYQICPRIVPPGEGLRRTGTGARTLADIKARAQQARAQREAAAAVAATGDGPGPGGGRAGSGLPDRSSGRRTREHPGPVEPGGGGGGAGGVEEQGSPAGSHPPGTQLQLSNVEPSSTPTPHTAASSPSLSTSSNPSLSSSEPPQTPTPPLPTQEERLGELSGEEGATLTPPPVKGTTNGLSDKAELLESVSSHLQGQSEGADCDRTTTQSGPLAPTSIPDSLPRFGAQGVDVIRSLAGTEQARGGGGGVIQHGSHHVGPQENPPTPARESRIQGERQQSEPPGRERETASLPRLPPSVREDDAGLHSDSTETASDCENESQEEEPHLSTWRHHLPAQCNGNIQHLQRLSQKAHGQPVICSPPSQQNQQPVIQAHVSNQHGHSQTVIQPCFPNGLPNQSLLQPGQKPQNPGRTPHPDQQAIAAPHPKAQRGHKTDPMEDYKASSRCLADEDCRLGLNPSHTASCKRLPSSARPVSTVEANNPLVTQLLQGSLPLEKVLPQTHSASKLEINRLPEGLQSGPQSQLSRQQQTRIPGTRFRGPPESGTMESLVPELSSQNQQKSPAGRGGSPGAGRSFASSPPGTVPSRMACLLEEASSRATAMQQYLSQQPAGAVPPGAVPVITSLSSSSSSSRRNSQESAVIRESPERHHNFTQPRTTPDAPSPPHSNFGLSDVVPTVKINWHPSKPHPPHQQQLSPVKSEVTSRPSCQTLAKTSPSGPMAGGGPGVVVTKKEAVNSMDGYLTGGGAMEGLLNMEMSLARMAKKEAQSKAHYSSSPSLPFQLYGKLPKQGGVAVPGFSYTANVSVVDGSGFSRSIADGVLQLRQRHSASQSATLSIQAFADSAAEEVALKCSCRLKAMIMCQGCGAFCHDDCIGPSKLCVSCLVVR